A genomic window from Silene latifolia isolate original U9 population chromosome 11, ASM4854445v1, whole genome shotgun sequence includes:
- the LOC141613600 gene encoding uncharacterized protein LOC141613600 has protein sequence MACILQQVEVGKRGRFLAMMWAIWTIRNQRLFEEAPPPAEVVCSGLVKMVAEYQGYANRVISKPTTVMEVGRCSWVPPSAGFIKINVDAHVAGSGVVGLGVVARDEAGSVVGMGCRRVEAEWDVEVAEARAASFGLEVANRLGFSNIILEGDALNVVLAVKNESVARSPFGLCVNDVIVNLRLFPSSFFSHVKRGGNTVAHCIARMTEFAQNVVCDGGF, from the exons ATGGCGTGCATATTACAGCAGGTGGAGGTGGGCAAGAGGGGACGTTTCCTGGCAATGATGTGGGCTATATGGACCATAAGAAACCAACGCCTGTTTGAGGAGGCTCCTCCGCCGGCAGAAGTAGTATGCTCGGGGTTAGTGAAGATGGTAGCTGAGTATCAAGGGTATGCGAACCGGGTCATTAGCAAGCCAACTACGGTGATGGAGGTAGGTAGATGTTCGTGGGTTCCTCCGTCAGCGGGTTTCATTAAGATTAATGTGGATGCTCATGTTGCCGGCAGTGGTGTGGTTGGGTTGGGAGTGGTAGCGCGGGATGAGGCTGGAAGTGTGGTTGGGATGGGATGCAGGCGGGTTGAGGCAGAGTGGGATGTGGAGGTGGCGGAGGCACGGGCTGCTAGTTTTGGTTTGGAGGTTGCAAACCGTCTTGGTTTCTCGAATATTATTCTTGAAGGTGATGCTCTAAATGTGGTGTTGGCTGTGAAGAACGAAAGTGTTGCAAGATCTCCTTTCGGCCTCTGTGTGAATGATGTGATAGTTAATTTACGTTTATTTCCGTCTAGTTTCTTTTCTCATGTGAAACGTGGGGGTAATACTGTGGCTCATTGTATTGCAAGGATGACTGAGTTTGCACAAAATGTTGTTTgtgacggagg ATTTTAA